A region of Sulfurimonas sp. DNA encodes the following proteins:
- a CDS encoding NAD(P)H-dependent oxidoreductase, whose amino-acid sequence MEKTFEESLGFRHACKVFDDNKKISDENIKYIMEAGRRSPSSFGMEAWKFLVISNEELKAKLRPACWDQVQITSCSYLIIILAGIESVKPESGIPEKRFARRDMPQERLDFYLKLYADHLSETLSSDANIYAWTSKQTAFATSNMMSAAAVRGIDSCPIEGFNKNQVEDILNIDKSKYGLSIILPVGYRLNEQSAQLRLPFAEVIEFIS is encoded by the coding sequence ATAGAAAAAACATTTGAAGAATCATTAGGATTTAGACATGCGTGTAAAGTATTTGATGATAATAAAAAAATATCTGATGAGAATATAAAGTATATTATGGAAGCAGGAAGAAGGTCTCCATCATCATTTGGTATGGAAGCTTGGAAGTTTTTAGTAATATCCAATGAAGAACTAAAAGCTAAACTTAGACCTGCTTGTTGGGATCAAGTTCAGATTACTTCATGCTCTTATTTAATCATTATATTGGCGGGAATAGAGTCTGTAAAACCAGAATCAGGCATTCCTGAAAAACGATTTGCGAGACGAGATATGCCACAAGAGAGATTAGACTTTTATCTAAAACTATATGCAGATCATCTATCAGAAACTTTGAGTAGCGATGCTAATATATATGCTTGGACATCTAAACAAACTGCCTTTGCCACTTCAAATATGATGAGTGCTGCAGCAGTTAGAGGTATAGACTCTTGTCCTATAGAAGGTTTCAATAAAAATCAGGTTGAAGATATTTTAAACATTGATAAAAGCAAATATGGACTATCCATAATTCTACCTGTAGGATATAGACTTAATGAACAATCTGCACAACTTAGACTTCCATTTGCAGAGGTAATAGAATTTATCAGCTAA
- a CDS encoding ATP-binding protein, translated as MNLDNNLYIYIMEVILIPVIFLFFYRYKQKKNTKIVEKLQADIKLLIDKQLGVEGLVGQQDTSSGTSKIEYLEKKIQRLYQIIEDTKNIAQNASMIKSDFLANVRHEVRTPMNSILVFAELIEKETQDKRLNGFAKNIFYSGNKLLTLLTDIIELSKIESGTFEIIESAVDIRSLFLNSVEEFRNQADKKDLKLSIEIDENVPISLMIDSLRVEDILNNLLSNAIKFTHKGFVKVLVSIDNVDEVNNVVDLFISIKDSGIGIASKNQNKIFEIFETKSNCDDIEYQGTGLGLSINRKLSKIMGGDLSVKSELSVGSTFILSLRNIEIVLFNSKKGVDESKIDFSLIKPEGAKILVVCNSELDLDLAKESFVDTNSKVLTFNNARSAIESLKRQEVDLILIDVDMLSNDEGAVSKVMKKVTTAPVITLTNTRLKDIVFQVGGIRPIGHLKKPLTKIELFKVTLKVLNSHASVLEENGSLSIKNVHEHPDNINLIQLKIFLHVQKIALQEIYEEAISTNDLNTINSFATELLELSIKHKLKDLIIYSELLLNKVDLFEIDTINKMLPNYEEKIKEYELMIEK; from the coding sequence ATGAACTTAGATAATAATTTATATATATACATAATGGAAGTAATTTTAATACCTGTCATATTTTTGTTTTTTTATAGATATAAGCAAAAAAAAAATACTAAAATAGTAGAAAAATTACAAGCAGATATAAAACTTTTAATAGATAAGCAATTAGGAGTTGAAGGACTTGTTGGTCAACAAGATACGAGTTCTGGAACAAGTAAAATAGAATATTTAGAAAAAAAGATTCAAAGATTATATCAGATTATAGAAGATACAAAAAATATAGCACAAAATGCCAGTATGATAAAATCTGATTTTTTGGCAAATGTTAGGCATGAAGTAAGAACACCTATGAATTCCATTTTGGTTTTTGCCGAACTTATTGAAAAGGAGACTCAAGATAAAAGACTTAATGGCTTTGCAAAAAATATTTTTTATTCTGGCAATAAGCTGTTAACCCTTTTAACAGATATTATAGAACTTTCAAAAATTGAATCTGGTACTTTTGAAATTATTGAAAGTGCAGTTGATATAAGAAGTCTTTTTTTAAATAGTGTAGAAGAATTTAGAAATCAAGCAGATAAAAAAGATTTGAAGTTAAGTATAGAAATAGATGAAAATGTACCAATTTCTTTAATGATAGACTCATTAAGAGTAGAGGATATTTTAAACAATTTACTATCAAATGCTATTAAGTTTACGCACAAAGGCTTTGTAAAAGTTTTAGTGAGTATTGATAATGTAGATGAAGTAAACAATGTTGTAGATTTATTTATATCTATTAAAGATAGTGGAATAGGGATAGCATCTAAAAATCAAAACAAAATTTTTGAGATATTTGAAACGAAAAGTAATTGTGATGATATTGAGTACCAAGGAACAGGTCTAGGACTTTCAATAAATAGAAAATTATCTAAAATAATGGGTGGTGACTTAAGCGTAAAAAGTGAGTTGTCGGTTGGTTCAACTTTTATTTTAAGTCTTAGAAATATTGAAATTGTTCTTTTTAACTCAAAAAAGGGGGTCGATGAATCAAAAATTGATTTTTCTCTTATAAAACCAGAAGGGGCAAAAATTCTTGTAGTTTGTAATTCTGAGTTAGATTTGGATTTAGCAAAAGAGAGTTTTGTTGATACAAATAGTAAGGTTTTAACTTTTAATAATGCAAGGAGTGCTATAGAGTCTCTAAAGAGACAAGAGGTAGATTTAATTTTAATAGATGTAGACATGCTTAGTAATGATGAAGGTGCTGTGTCAAAAGTGATGAAAAAAGTAACGACTGCCCCTGTAATTACTTTGACAAATACAAGACTTAAAGATATAGTATTTCAAGTTGGGGGAATCCGTCCAATAGGACATTTAAAAAAGCCACTTACAAAAATAGAATTATTTAAAGTTACTTTAAAAGTATTAAACTCACATGCTTCAGTACTAGAGGAAAATGGAAGTTTATCTATAAAAAATGTGCATGAACATCCTGATAATATAAATTTAATACAATTAAAGATATTTTTACATGTACAAAAAATAGCCTTACAAGAGATATATGAAGAAGCGATTAGTACAAATGATTTAAATACTATTAATAGTTTTGCAACAGAGCTTTTAGAGCTTTCTATTAAACATAAATTAAAAGATTTGATAATTTATAGTGAGTTATTGTTAAATAAGGTTGATTTGTTTGAGATAGATACAATAAATAAGATGTTACCTAATTATGAAGAAAAAATAAAAGAATATGAGTTAATGATAGAAAAATAA
- a CDS encoding sulfite exporter TauE/SafE family protein: MIELIFLGAIVGVISGFFGIGGGTILVPLLLILGYETKVAIGITVVQMVFSSVYGSYLNYKKGTLDVAMITTVGIGGFIGALFSGFIVLIFSSSTLEIVFLLFSTFALVRLFFTPKEALKQREGSKVVLFVVGILLGAMSMSIGVGGSIILVPILVGFLHVPLKKAISAGLFFVVFSSVSGLISHSLSGHVDFHSGIIIGLASMFGVYVGVYFKDRVDAILQKKLLVVFYMLVVLYLIVRIFF, from the coding sequence ATGATAGAATTGATATTTCTTGGTGCTATTGTTGGAGTAATTTCTGGTTTTTTTGGAATTGGAGGAGGGACAATACTTGTACCTCTTCTCTTAATACTTGGATATGAAACAAAAGTAGCCATTGGTATAACAGTTGTTCAAATGGTATTTAGTTCGGTTTATGGGAGTTATTTAAACTATAAAAAAGGAACACTTGATGTTGCTATGATAACTACTGTTGGTATTGGTGGTTTTATTGGTGCTCTTTTTAGCGGGTTTATTGTTTTGATATTTTCATCAAGTACTTTAGAAATAGTTTTTTTACTTTTTTCTACTTTTGCACTTGTAAGACTTTTTTTCACTCCAAAAGAAGCTTTGAAACAAAGAGAAGGTAGTAAAGTAGTTCTATTTGTTGTTGGTATTCTTTTGGGTGCCATGAGTATGAGTATTGGAGTTGGTGGAAGTATAATTTTAGTGCCTATTTTGGTTGGCTTTTTACATGTACCACTCAAAAAAGCTATTTCTGCTGGTCTGTTTTTTGTGGTTTTTTCATCTGTTTCAGGACTGATTTCTCATTCATTAAGTGGGCATGTAGATTTTCACAGTGGTATTATAATCGGTTTAGCATCTATGTTTGGTGTTTATGTAGGTGTATATTTTAAAGATAGAGTAGATGCCATTTTACAAAAAAAGCTTTTAGTAGTTTTTTATATGTTAGTTGTTTTATATTTAATAGTAAGAATATTTTTTTAA
- a CDS encoding chemotaxis protein CheX — MINTIIKASQNFCIHQIRMPYTVSNGISEKRTLIAYIDIEEQSGKKHRVYVASDINFMQRISTLFLDEVDSDEETLIDMALETVNLIVGSAKVIAEETQDNPYTIQTPHFLKIDNFDFIYDESRVIKIENDEMIIAIKEL, encoded by the coding sequence ATGATAAATACTATAATTAAAGCTTCTCAAAACTTCTGTATTCATCAGATTCGTATGCCATATACTGTAAGTAATGGCATAAGTGAAAAGAGAACGCTTATTGCTTATATTGACATAGAAGAACAAAGTGGTAAAAAGCATAGAGTATATGTAGCATCTGACATAAATTTTATGCAACGGATATCTACACTATTTTTAGATGAAGTTGATAGCGATGAGGAAACATTAATAGATATGGCATTGGAAACTGTGAATCTAATTGTTGGAAGTGCTAAAGTTATCGCTGAAGAAACACAAGACAATCCTTATACAATCCAAACACCACATTTTTTAAAAATTGATAATTTTGATTTTATATATGATGAGTCAAGAGTTATAAAAATTGAAAATGATGAAATGATTATTGCGATAAAGGAATTATAA
- the uvrA gene encoding excinuclease ABC subunit UvrA, which yields MKKDVIKITGARENNLKNINLSIPKNELVVMTGISGSGKSTLAFDTLYAEGQRRYMESLSSYARQFLDRVGKPDVDKIEGLTPAIAIDQKTTSKNPRSTVGTITEIYDYFRLLYARVGVQHCHRCKKVISQMSASDIIGEVAKLPEGSKLVLLAPLVREKKGSYADLLESLVHKGYVRAMIDGVMVRLDEEIELSKTKKHTIKVVVDRVVVKEENKERIASDVEKALKESYGELEIDILNHKEMDIKVSSIHYSEHNACFDCKISFDPLEPLSFSFNSPKGACSECDGLGLRYALDHEKIIDIDLPIEKGGVKIVYGFNKGYYFTFLKGFCAHNDIDITIPYSELEEHQKKAILHGNPEEIKFLWKKHEVKRIFPGIIRIAYDMFKDEKELADYMSEKICSICNSNRLKLESLAVRVGQKGISELLEMPIEKTYEWFANEDNFKYLDSQNTQVAQPILNEIRERLYFLFDVGLGYITLGRDARTISGGEAQRIRIASQIGSGLTGVLYVLDEPSIGLHERDTKKLIRTLRSLQEKGNSVIVVEHDKETIENADFIVDIGPGAGRFGGEVVFAGTLDKLKKAKTLTADYLYGRKQIEYFYRREQEKYIEIKNVTLNNIENLSVKIPLNNFVCITGVSGSGKSSLMLQTLLPTARELLNHARKVNKVAGVEITGLEHVDKVIYLDQSPIGRTPRSNPATYTGVMDEIRNLFSQTKESQIRGYTTSRFSFNVKGGRCEKCQGEGEIKIEMHFLPDIMVKCDTCHGKRYNQQTLEVNYKGKTIADVLAMSVDEAYEFFGPIPKINLKMKTLVDVGLGYITLGQNAVTLSGGEAQRIKLGKELSRKDTGKTLYILDEPTTGLHFADVDRLTKVLHHFVELGNSVLIIEHNLDMIKNADWVIDMGPEGGSGGGLIIAEGSPEDLANSYKKNGSYTGAYLEKELALHKD from the coding sequence GTGAAAAAAGATGTTATAAAAATTACAGGTGCTAGAGAAAATAATTTAAAAAATATAAATTTATCTATTCCTAAAAATGAGTTAGTTGTAATGACAGGAATTAGTGGAAGTGGTAAATCTACTTTAGCTTTTGATACGCTTTATGCTGAAGGGCAGAGACGATATATGGAATCTTTGTCATCATATGCTCGTCAATTTTTAGATAGAGTTGGAAAACCTGATGTAGATAAAATAGAAGGATTGACTCCTGCTATCGCTATAGATCAAAAAACAACTTCTAAAAATCCTCGCTCAACAGTTGGGACTATTACAGAAATATATGATTACTTTAGACTTCTATATGCTCGTGTAGGTGTTCAGCATTGTCATAGGTGTAAAAAAGTTATTTCTCAAATGTCTGCATCTGATATTATAGGTGAGGTTGCTAAACTACCTGAGGGTTCAAAGCTTGTTCTTTTAGCTCCACTTGTAAGGGAGAAAAAAGGTTCTTATGCGGACTTGTTAGAATCTCTTGTTCACAAGGGTTATGTAAGGGCTATGATAGATGGAGTAATGGTTAGACTTGATGAAGAAATAGAGTTAAGTAAAACTAAAAAGCATACCATTAAAGTTGTTGTAGATAGAGTTGTTGTAAAAGAAGAAAATAAAGAACGCATAGCATCTGATGTTGAAAAGGCTCTAAAAGAGAGTTATGGTGAACTTGAGATAGATATATTAAATCATAAAGAGATGGATATAAAAGTGTCTAGTATTCATTATAGTGAACATAATGCTTGTTTTGACTGTAAAATAAGCTTTGACCCGCTAGAACCTCTTTCTTTTTCTTTTAACTCTCCTAAAGGTGCTTGTAGTGAGTGTGATGGACTTGGCCTTCGTTATGCACTTGACCATGAAAAAATTATAGATATTGACTTGCCGATAGAAAAAGGTGGAGTTAAAATAGTATATGGATTTAATAAAGGTTATTATTTTACATTTTTAAAAGGTTTTTGTGCTCATAACGATATAGATATAACTATCCCATATTCAGAGCTTGAGGAGCATCAAAAAAAGGCTATCTTACATGGTAATCCAGAAGAAATAAAATTTCTTTGGAAAAAGCATGAAGTAAAAAGAATTTTCCCTGGGATTATTCGTATAGCTTACGACATGTTTAAAGACGAAAAAGAGTTAGCAGATTATATGAGTGAAAAAATTTGTAGCATCTGTAACTCAAATAGATTAAAACTTGAATCATTAGCTGTTAGAGTAGGGCAAAAAGGTATATCAGAACTTTTAGAAATGCCAATAGAAAAAACTTATGAATGGTTTGCAAATGAAGATAATTTTAAATACCTAGATTCGCAAAACACTCAAGTAGCACAACCTATATTAAATGAGATTAGAGAAAGACTTTACTTCTTATTTGATGTTGGTCTTGGTTATATAACTTTAGGTCGAGATGCTAGAACAATAAGTGGTGGCGAGGCTCAAAGAATTCGTATAGCATCTCAGATTGGTAGTGGTTTAACAGGTGTATTATATGTCTTAGATGAACCTAGTATTGGGCTTCATGAAAGAGATACAAAAAAGCTTATTCGCACTCTTAGAAGTCTTCAAGAAAAAGGTAATAGTGTTATAGTTGTCGAGCATGATAAAGAAACAATAGAAAATGCAGATTTTATTGTAGATATTGGTCCAGGTGCTGGTAGATTTGGTGGTGAGGTTGTTTTTGCTGGAACTCTTGATAAGCTTAAAAAAGCTAAAACTTTGACGGCTGATTATCTTTATGGAAGAAAACAAATAGAATATTTCTATAGAAGAGAACAAGAAAAATATATAGAAATCAAAAATGTAACATTGAATAATATTGAAAATCTAAGTGTTAAAATACCATTAAACAATTTTGTTTGTATAACTGGAGTTAGCGGAAGTGGGAAAAGTTCTCTTATGCTTCAAACTCTTTTACCAACTGCAAGAGAGTTACTAAATCATGCAAGAAAAGTAAATAAGGTTGCAGGAGTAGAGATTACAGGTTTAGAGCATGTTGACAAGGTGATTTATCTTGATCAAAGCCCGATTGGAAGAACGCCAAGGAGTAATCCAGCAACTTATACTGGTGTAATGGATGAGATAAGGAATCTTTTTTCTCAAACAAAAGAGTCACAAATAAGAGGCTATACAACTTCAAGGTTTAGTTTTAATGTAAAAGGTGGACGCTGTGAGAAATGCCAAGGAGAAGGTGAGATAAAAATAGAGATGCACTTTTTACCAGATATAATGGTTAAGTGTGATACTTGTCATGGAAAAAGGTACAATCAGCAGACTTTAGAAGTAAACTATAAAGGTAAAACAATAGCTGATGTTTTAGCTATGAGTGTAGATGAAGCTTACGAATTTTTTGGACCAATACCAAAAATAAATCTTAAAATGAAAACACTTGTTGATGTTGGTTTAGGTTACATAACTCTTGGTCAAAATGCCGTTACTCTTTCTGGTGGAGAGGCTCAGAGAATTAAATTAGGTAAAGAGTTGAGTCGAAAGGATACAGGTAAAACACTGTATATTTTAGATGAACCAACTACAGGACTTCATTTTGCAGATGTTGATAGACTTACAAAAGTTCTTCACCATTTTGTGGAACTTGGAAATTCTGTGCTAATAATCGAGCATAACTTAGATATGATTAAAAATGCTGACTGGGTAATAGATATGGGTCCAGAAGGTGGCTCTGGTGGTGGTCTTATTATCGCTGAGGGTTCACCTGAAGACTTAGCAAACTCTTATAAAAAAAATGGAAGCTATACAGGAGCATATTTGGAAAAAGAGCTAGCTTTACACAAGGACTAA
- a CDS encoding flagellar basal body-associated FliL family protein, with the protein MLKKSIKILIYLVSGAITLLLLAYGVSQSDFSKIRKYDEIDSSTPRARINTHSDLKDKIAKERRYSTRVKIKNGSMVTLGDFSINISRGKILTTNISLKYKNNKSNNFLNTNNVENEIIEKGAILRSSVINIISHNKNATVSNNKMKNKIVEDINNYLSDGEVEDIYFNKFIIN; encoded by the coding sequence ATGTTAAAGAAATCAATTAAAATACTTATCTATTTAGTTTCTGGAGCAATAACATTACTTTTACTTGCCTACGGAGTATCACAATCAGATTTTTCTAAAATTAGAAAATATGATGAAATAGATAGTAGTACTCCAAGAGCAAGAATCAATACACATTCTGATTTAAAAGATAAAATTGCAAAAGAAAGGCGTTATTCAACAAGGGTTAAAATTAAAAATGGGAGTATGGTCACTCTAGGAGATTTTAGTATTAATATATCTAGAGGTAAAATACTTACAACAAACATATCGTTAAAATATAAAAATAACAAATCAAATAATTTTTTAAATACAAACAATGTTGAAAATGAGATAATAGAAAAAGGTGCTATTTTAAGAAGTAGCGTAATTAATATTATTTCTCATAATAAAAATGCTACCGTATCTAATAACAAAATGAAGAATAAAATAGTAGAAGATATAAACAACTACCTCTCAGATGGAGAGGTAGAAGATATTTATTTTAATAAGTTTATCATAAACTAA
- a CDS encoding HD-GYP domain-containing protein: MDAEYNILIVDDVSENIKVAINILQSKEYRFSFALTGEQALEVLKTKKFDLILLDIMMPGIDGFEVCKILKKTRNLRDVPIIFLTAKVDIESIEKGFTLGAVDYVTKPFHSIELKSRVKNHLELYRAKQQLKANNITLFNKMQDNKEKHFTEVELAQKEIVYILSDIMETGSSETASHVKRVAHIAKRLAQLDGSLSKDEINIVFLATPLHDIGKIIIDSKILHKAGKLDENEFNIMKEHSAHGYKILAKSKTKLIKAGSIIAHEHHENYDGSGYPNGLFGDNIHLYGRIVAIADVLDALTHERVYKKAWSFDKAASHIIELSGTKFDPKLIVCFRDNLADFKKIIEHFKEN, encoded by the coding sequence ATGGACGCAGAGTATAATATTTTAATTGTAGATGATGTAAGTGAAAATATAAAAGTTGCTATTAATATTCTTCAATCTAAAGAGTATAGGTTTTCTTTTGCTTTAACTGGAGAGCAGGCTTTAGAAGTGCTAAAAACTAAAAAATTTGACTTGATACTTTTAGATATTATGATGCCTGGAATTGATGGATTTGAAGTATGTAAAATTCTAAAAAAAACACGTAATTTGAGAGATGTACCTATTATTTTTTTAACTGCAAAAGTTGATATAGAATCTATTGAAAAAGGTTTCACTCTTGGAGCGGTAGATTATGTAACAAAACCATTTCATTCTATTGAGCTAAAATCAAGAGTTAAAAATCATTTAGAACTTTACAGAGCTAAACAGCAATTAAAAGCTAATAATATCACTCTTTTTAATAAGATGCAAGACAACAAAGAAAAGCATTTTACAGAGGTAGAACTTGCTCAAAAAGAGATTGTATATATACTCTCAGATATTATGGAAACAGGTAGTTCAGAAACTGCTAGCCATGTGAAGCGTGTGGCTCATATTGCAAAACGACTTGCCCAGTTAGATGGAAGTCTTAGCAAAGATGAAATAAATATTGTTTTTTTAGCAACTCCACTGCATGATATAGGCAAGATTATTATAGATTCAAAGATACTTCATAAAGCAGGTAAACTTGATGAAAACGAATTTAACATAATGAAAGAGCATTCCGCACATGGATATAAAATACTTGCTAAATCAAAAACAAAACTTATAAAAGCTGGAAGTATTATTGCGCATGAACATCATGAAAATTATGATGGAAGTGGTTATCCAAATGGCTTGTTTGGAGACAATATTCATCTTTATGGAAGAATAGTAGCTATTGCAGATGTCTTAGACGCTTTAACACATGAAAGAGTTTATAAAAAGGCTTGGAGTTTTGATAAAGCAGCAAGCCATATTATAGAGTTAAGTGGTACAAAGTTTGATCCTAAACTTATAGTCTGTTTTAGGGACAATTTAGCAGATTTTAAGAAAATTATTGAGCATTTTAAAGAAAATTAA
- a CDS encoding manganese-dependent inorganic pyrophosphatase, producing MSTYVFGHTNPDSDSIVGAISLAYLKNKLGEDCVATRQGEISPETEFILNKFGADVPELKTSYAGEEVYIVDFSDLAQAPKDIQDATILGIYDHHKLGDLTTSAPLECWIRPIGCSNTVIKEAYDYHGVKIPKNIAGMMMCAILSDTVIFKSPTCTKIDTKIVKELAEIAEIKDYKALGMEMFIVKSAVGGTSPRELITRDYKEFNMGSSKLGVGQLEVVDLSVFDKIKDDLFDDMKKLKNEGKLHSVILLLTDIIKEGSQLLVVSDDESKIESAFNTKLEYSQVWLDGVLSRKKQVIPFLQPLF from the coding sequence ATGTCAACATATGTTTTCGGTCATACAAATCCAGATTCAGACTCTATTGTAGGAGCTATATCATTAGCTTATCTTAAAAATAAACTAGGTGAAGATTGTGTTGCAACTCGTCAAGGTGAAATCTCTCCTGAAACTGAATTTATATTAAATAAGTTTGGGGCAGATGTTCCAGAGTTAAAAACATCGTATGCTGGTGAAGAAGTTTATATAGTAGATTTTTCAGATTTAGCACAAGCTCCAAAAGATATACAAGACGCTACAATTCTTGGTATCTATGATCATCATAAACTAGGTGATTTAACAACTTCAGCTCCATTAGAGTGTTGGATAAGACCTATCGGCTGTTCAAATACAGTTATAAAAGAAGCATATGATTATCATGGAGTTAAAATTCCAAAAAATATTGCAGGTATGATGATGTGTGCTATTTTAAGTGATACTGTAATTTTCAAATCACCAACTTGTACAAAGATTGATACAAAAATTGTTAAAGAATTGGCTGAGATTGCTGAAATAAAAGACTATAAAGCACTTGGAATGGAGATGTTTATAGTAAAATCTGCAGTAGGCGGTACAAGCCCAAGAGAACTAATAACTCGTGATTATAAAGAGTTTAATATGGGAAGCTCAAAACTAGGGGTAGGACAACTTGAAGTAGTAGATTTAAGCGTTTTTGATAAAATAAAAGATGATCTTTTTGATGATATGAAAAAGTTAAAAAATGAAGGTAAACTTCATAGTGTAATACTTCTTTTAACAGATATCATTAAAGAAGGTTCTCAGCTTTTAGTTGTTAGTGATGATGAGAGTAAAATTGAGTCAGCATTTAATACAAAACTAGAATACTCCCAAGTTTGGTTAGATGGAGTACTTAGTCGTAAAAAACAAGTTATACCATTTTTGCAACCTCTATTTTAG
- a CDS encoding AMP-binding protein, whose product MNYPYKNLDNLTLRAMLDRTIELYSDSDAFGNVGEDAFKYSEFDKRVKETINLLRENGISKGDKVVLLSENMPNWSVAYFAVTYFGGVIVPILPDFHPSDIHHIIKHSESKAIFVSDKFLATIEEANEDSLKLVISLENLTIIDELSSHSYLSQIKQKMSSSKLMKPLEDDMAALIYTSGTTGHSKGVMLSHKNLVTNALSSFCKVTITKDDVFLSILPLAHTLECTVGLIVPLLHGASIFYIDKAPTPSVLLKAFSVIKPTMMVSVPLIMEKIYKNKILAKFNGSFILKNLYKIGFFRKKLNKVAGQKLIKTFGGRIRFFGIGGASLSPFVEQFLIEAEFPYIIGYGLTETSPLIAGGSVLDGKIKVKSTGTAFYGVDIKIKDKNPQTGTGEIIVKSPSIMLGYYKDEEQTKEVMDGEWFLTGDLGYIDSEGFLFISGRSKNVIIGSGGENIYPEQIEANINQNEAVLDSLVMEQDSKIIARIHLDYEFIDTMFKADKVTDAKVRKDIENFLEEMRIDVNSRISSFSRMTKFVEQIEPFVKTPTKKIKRYLYTQ is encoded by the coding sequence ATGAATTACCCCTATAAAAATTTAGATAACTTAACCCTAAGAGCAATGCTTGATAGAACGATAGAACTATACTCTGACTCAGATGCATTTGGTAATGTTGGAGAAGACGCTTTTAAATATTCAGAATTTGATAAAAGAGTAAAAGAAACCATAAATTTACTTCGTGAAAATGGTATATCAAAAGGTGATAAAGTAGTTTTGCTTAGTGAAAACATGCCAAACTGGTCAGTTGCTTACTTTGCAGTTACATATTTTGGGGGAGTTATTGTCCCAATTTTACCAGACTTTCATCCTTCTGATATACATCATATTATTAAACACTCAGAATCAAAAGCGATTTTTGTATCAGATAAGTTTTTAGCAACAATAGAAGAAGCAAATGAGGATAGTTTAAAACTTGTCATCAGCCTAGAAAATTTAACTATTATTGATGAGTTAAGTAGTCATAGTTACCTCTCTCAAATTAAACAAAAAATGTCATCTAGCAAACTTATGAAACCTCTTGAAGATGATATGGCAGCACTTATATATACATCGGGAACAACAGGACACTCAAAAGGTGTAATGCTCTCACATAAAAATCTCGTAACAAATGCCTTATCTTCTTTTTGCAAAGTTACTATTACAAAAGATGATGTATTTCTATCCATCTTACCATTGGCACATACTTTAGAGTGTACAGTTGGTCTTATAGTACCTTTACTTCATGGAGCTAGTATTTTTTATATAGATAAAGCACCTACACCCAGTGTGTTGCTAAAGGCTTTTAGTGTTATAAAACCTACAATGATGGTAAGTGTACCTCTCATTATGGAAAAAATTTATAAGAATAAAATTTTAGCAAAATTTAATGGCTCATTTATTTTAAAAAATTTATACAAAATTGGATTCTTTAGAAAAAAATTAAATAAAGTTGCTGGACAAAAACTCATAAAAACTTTTGGTGGACGAATTAGATTTTTTGGTATAGGAGGGGCTTCTCTTTCCCCTTTTGTTGAACAATTTTTAATCGAAGCAGAATTTCCATATATAATAGGTTATGGGCTAACAGAGACATCCCCCTTAATTGCAGGTGGCTCAGTTTTAGATGGAAAAATAAAAGTAAAATCAACAGGAACAGCTTTTTATGGTGTTGATATTAAAATTAAAGATAAAAATCCACAAACAGGTACTGGAGAGATAATTGTTAAATCACCTAGTATTATGCTAGGTTACTATAAAGATGAAGAACAAACGAAAGAAGTTATGGATGGAGAATGGTTTTTAACAGGTGATTTAGGATACATAGACAGTGAAGGTTTTTTATTTATTAGTGGACGAAGTAAAAATGTTATTATCGGTTCTGGTGGAGAAAATATATATCCAGAACAAATAGAAGCTAATATTAATCAAAATGAAGCTGTATTAGACTCACTAGTTATGGAACAGGACTCAAAAATTATAGCTAGAATTCATCTAGATTATGAATTCATAGATACTATGTTTAAAGCGGACAAAGTAACAGATGCTAAAGTCAGGAAAGATATAGAAAACTTCTTAGAAGAGATGCGAATTGATGTAAATTCAAGAATCTCATCATTTTCAAGAATGACTAAATTTGTTGAACAAATCGAACCATTCGTTAAAACACCGACTAAAAAAATAAAAAGATACTTATATACACAATAG